The stretch of DNA ATTCCGCTGTACACAATGATTCGCCTGAAGTGCGTACAAAAGCTTTGCAGATGGGAGCTAATTTGGTGCAATTTGCATTTACACAATGATAAATAAAAAATCCTCAGTATCAAATTAATGTTACTGAGGATAAGACTCAACCCAATGAAATAAACCACTCACTAAATAATTAGGTCTATTTACTCTTTTTTCTTTATGTGCTTTCTTTTTGGAAAATCCTCAGTGTTAAACCACTAACACTGAGGATAAGACTCAACCCAATGAAATAAACCACTCACTAAATAATTAGGTCTATTTGTTTATCAATCCCCGCTATTCGGCGAGGGCTGATATATATACGATAAGGAGTAGAAATTGGATTTTTTTAGAAGAAAAAAAGTGATTTTTTTTTTAAACTTCTTAATCTGAATAATTCATGCGTTTTTGAGGGAACTGAAAATCAATTATTTAATCTGATTTTTTTTTAAAAAAAATAAAATCGAAAAATTGACTTTCAGTAACTTCTGAAGTTTATGAATTGCTTATTTTTTTCTTACAGTGTAGAAGGACATACAAAAGCAGTAATAGGAAGCGATGTTTGTTCGATAGCTGCAAAACCACCGTCAATGTCAATTACCTCATCAAAACCCCTAGCTTTCAATATTGAAGCTGCAATCATCGAGCGATAGCCACTTCTGCAATGCACATAATATTTAGTGTTTCTCTCCACCTCACTCATTATTTCATTGATGTAATCCAAAGGAAAATTTTGTGCATTTTCAACGTGTTCAGCATCAAACTCAGTAGGTTTGCGGACATCCAGCACGACAGCTTCACTATTATTAGACAAGTGCTGTTCCATTTTCATTGCCGAAATCGAATCAATCGAGTCCACCTCTTTCCCAGCTTGTTGCCACGCTTCAATACCTCCTTTGAGATAACCCAAACAATTATCGTAGCCCACACGAGCCAATCGAGTAACAGCTTCTTCAGCTTTCCCTTCGTCAGTCACCAACAAAATAGACTGCTTCACATCTGCTACCAAAGTGCCGACCCACGGCGCAAAACTACCCCCTAATCCAATAAATACAGATTTAGGAATAAAGCCTTTGTGGAATACACTTTGATGGCGTGTATCAATCACCAATGCACCTGTGTATTCAGCAGTTTCTTCAAATTCCTCTGGAGTCAAGGCCACCAATCCACGATTCATCACCGTATCCAAACTCTCGTAGCCAGTTTTGTTAATCATCGCATTTTTTGCAAAATATTGGGGGGCAGGTAAAATGCCAGTTGTTACCTCCTCAATAAACTCCTCTTTCGTCATATTGGCCCGCAAAGCATAATTGACCTCTTTTTGGTGTCCCAAGGTGTCAAAAGTTTCCTTACTCATGTTTTTGCCGCAAGCGGAACCTGCCCCGTGAGCAGGATACACAATAACATCGTCCTCTAATGGCATGATTTTGTTGCGAAGACTTTCATACAACATTGCAGCCAAATCATTCTTAGTCAATCCATTTTTTATCGCTAAATCAGGTCGCCCTACATCACCAATAAAAAGCGTATCTCCCGTGAAAATCGCATGGTTTTTACCCTTCTCATCCTTCAATAAATACGTGCTGCTCTCCAAAGTATGGCCAGGGGTATGTAGAACCTGAATGGTCAAATCTCCCAATTGAAATACTTCTCCATCGTGTGCATTGTGTACTTCGTAGCTGGTGTGTGCATTGGGACCATAAATGATTTTTGCCCCTGTTTTTTGCGCCAAATCAACATGACCTGACACAAAATCGGCGTGAAAGTGGGTTTCAAAAATATATTTGATTTTCACACCTTCCTTTTTTGCTTTTGCGATATAGGGTTCTGTTTCACGCAGAGGATCAATAATAGCAGCTTCTCCCTTACTTTCGATATAGTAAGCAGCCTCCGCCAAACAGCCTGTATAAATTTGTTCGACTTTCATGATGTTGAATGATTTTTTGTTTGTAAATTTCTTTTCTAAAGCTGTGCAAGTTAAGAAACCATGAAACAAAAAAAAGTGATAAAGGTCACAGTTACAGCAATCCTTGAACTCCGCCTAAGAATTGGAAAAAGGCATAGATATCCTTCAATGCGATACTGCAATTACCTAATTCAAAGAAAGTGCTGGCAACCGCAAATCATAAGAATTGTTATGAAACATCAATTGATGGATAATTGGAGTCATATACATGGTCAAAGGCAATTCTGCAATAATAGCCTCCGCCTCAAATTCAGAGGATGCCTTCACGACCATCCAAAGTTTCGACCTATCCATAGAGAGGGTGTAACTCATGAGTTTATCGTCCGCCAGAAACTGGTTCACCATCTTTCGGTGGGCGGGAATTTTACGCATAAAACCAACAGTGAGGGGGTTCGGAACTTCGAACTCTACCATAAATAACTTATCCATGTCCTAACAACAAGTCTATTTTATGAATTGTTCAAGACCTCCAACTTTTGCTGCAATTCTTTTATAGCTTGTTGGGTAATCCTATTGACCTTTGCCACCAAAGGAGGAAGGGCATCCAGTGCAACCTGTTCTCCTGCATTGTTCTCAATAGTCTGAATGGTATCTTGCAATGGGAAGACTCCCATATATCGAAGTTGAGATTTAAGTGCGTGAGCAGATGCACGCAGTTGGTTCCAGTTGTTGGCCTCTAAGTGTTCATTGAGGGCGGTGAGTTGATCGGGAGCATTTTTCAGAAAAATGTGAATGTATTTCGACATTTTAGTTGGGTCATTTTTGGTGAACTTCTCCAAAAAACTCATGTCCAATACACTCCCCAAGACCCTATTCGCATCAACCGACTTGTTTTGCTGCATTTTCTTTTTTGAAGTTGGTTCAATTTGAAGGAATAGGTGTTTCAGTTTTTGAAGTAGTTCTTCCTCCAAAAATGGCTTTGCAATGTATTCATTCATACCCACTTCAAAACAACGCTCTATTTCAGAGGTCGTTGCACTTGCTGTCATTGCCATGATGGGAATTTGCGAAATAGGAGTAGGTAATTTTTGACGAATATGCGTAGTCGCCTCATAACCATTCATTACAGGCATACTAATGTCCATCAAAACAATATCATAGCCCCCTTTTTGCAGCATATCCACTCCTATCTGACCATTCTCTGCAATGTCAATCAGCAAATCTTCAATCAACATTTTTAGCGTATCAACTGCCACAATCTGGTTAAATTCATTGTCTTCTACCAACAAAATACGCAGCCCTCTCAATGCTTTGTGCTCATTTTCATGCAATGAAGAAAGCGGCTGCTCTTCCAAGTTTGCATCATCCGCAATTTGATAGGGAATCGTAAAACTAAAAGTAGAACCCTTCTTCCATTCACTTTCTACCTTCAATGTTCCCTTCTGCAAATCAACCAATTGCTTAGAAATAGACAAGCCCAAACCTGTACCTCCAAACCTTCGATTGATGCTGCTATCTGCTTGTGAGAAGGTATCAAAAATGCTTTGCAGTTTTTCGGCTTCAATACCAATACCCGTATCTGCAATGGCAAAATGAATGTGTATTGTATTCGATGTTTTCTCCAATTGCTGTGCCGTAACCGAGATACGCACTTCCCCCTTTTCCGTAAATTTGATGGCATTGCCCACCAAATTCATCAATATTTGGGTCAAACGAGCCACATCACCCGACACTGCTTTTGGAACGGAGTCGTCAATGTGCGACAAAAGTTGAAGCCCTTTTTCTTGTGCCTTAAAATCAAGCATTTTCGTCACATTTCGGACTACTTGCTGCACAGAAAATGGATTGTCGTCAAAATCCATTTTTCCCGCTTCAATCTTCGATAAATCCAAAATATCATTGATGATAACCAACAAATTTTGCGCCGACTGTTTCACAATCTGCAAATATTCTACTTGGTCGGTGCGGGGAGTTTTTTTGAGCAAAAGGTTGGTAATGCCTACAACGGCATTCATAGGCGTTCTGATTTCGTGGCTCATATTTGCTAAAAACTGCTCTTTGAAGCGGCGAGAAGTTTCGGCTCGCATCCTTCGCTCTTTTTCTGCCTGAAATTTTTGACTGGCAGAAAATCCTTTTTTCAACAAGGCAACTTCTGCAAGGCTTTTGTCGAGGGTGATTTCAAAATCCTTAAAATCTATGGGTTTGGTGATAAAGTCAAATGCGCCCCTATTCATGGCGGTACGAATGTTTTCGAGATCACCGTAAGCCGACATGACCACCGACTTGATGATTCGGTCTAAATTGTTGATTTCATTGAGAAGTGTCATGCCGTCCATTTCGGGCATGTTGATGTCTGTCACCACCAGATCTACATCTTCGTGCTCTTTTAGCAATTCAAGTGCCTCCAAACCATTGTGAGCAAATAGGAGTTCCAGCTCATTTTCCCGAACTTTTCGTCTAAATTTTCGGCGAATGAGTATCTCCAAATCTGGCTCATCATCAACAACTAATATTTTTGCAGGCATATTAGGGGTAATCAGTAAAATTTATAAAAAAAGAATATTGGTGAATTTTTTGTTTTGTCTGTTATTTAATTGAACCTACAATATAGGCAGTTTACCATTTAATTACCCAATTGTAGTACATTATTTTTGGGATTACTTGGTAAATGATCATT from Chitinophagales bacterium encodes:
- a CDS encoding MBL fold metallo-hydrolase — translated: MKVEQIYTGCLAEAAYYIESKGEAAIIDPLRETEPYIAKAKKEGVKIKYIFETHFHADFVSGHVDLAQKTGAKIIYGPNAHTSYEVHNAHDGEVFQLGDLTIQVLHTPGHTLESSTYLLKDEKGKNHAIFTGDTLFIGDVGRPDLAIKNGLTKNDLAAMLYESLRNKIMPLEDDVIVYPAHGAGSACGKNMSKETFDTLGHQKEVNYALRANMTKEEFIEEVTTGILPAPQYFAKNAMINKTGYESLDTVMNRGLVALTPEEFEETAEYTGALVIDTRHQSVFHKGFIPKSVFIGLGGSFAPWVGTLVADVKQSILLVTDEGKAEEAVTRLARVGYDNCLGYLKGGIEAWQQAGKEVDSIDSISAMKMEQHLSNNSEAVVLDVRKPTEFDAEHVENAQNFPLDYINEIMSEVERNTKYYVHCRSGYRSMIAASILKARGFDEVIDIDGGFAAIEQTSLPITAFVCPSTL
- a CDS encoding response regulator, producing MPAKILVVDDEPDLEILIRRKFRRKVRENELELLFAHNGLEALELLKEHEDVDLVVTDINMPEMDGMTLLNEINNLDRIIKSVVMSAYGDLENIRTAMNRGAFDFITKPIDFKDFEITLDKSLAEVALLKKGFSASQKFQAEKERRMRAETSRRFKEQFLANMSHEIRTPMNAVVGITNLLLKKTPRTDQVEYLQIVKQSAQNLLVIINDILDLSKIEAGKMDFDDNPFSVQQVVRNVTKMLDFKAQEKGLQLLSHIDDSVPKAVSGDVARLTQILMNLVGNAIKFTEKGEVRISVTAQQLEKTSNTIHIHFAIADTGIGIEAEKLQSIFDTFSQADSSINRRFGGTGLGLSISKQLVDLQKGTLKVESEWKKGSTFSFTIPYQIADDANLEEQPLSSLHENEHKALRGLRILLVEDNEFNQIVAVDTLKMLIEDLLIDIAENGQIGVDMLQKGGYDIVLMDISMPVMNGYEATTHIRQKLPTPISQIPIMAMTASATTSEIERCFEVGMNEYIAKPFLEEELLQKLKHLFLQIEPTSKKKMQQNKSVDANRVLGSVLDMSFLEKFTKNDPTKMSKYIHIFLKNAPDQLTALNEHLEANNWNQLRASAHALKSQLRYMGVFPLQDTIQTIENNAGEQVALDALPPLVAKVNRITQQAIKELQQKLEVLNNS